A genomic stretch from Oscarella lobularis chromosome 11, ooOscLobu1.1, whole genome shotgun sequence includes:
- the LOC136192959 gene encoding charged multivesicular body protein 2b-like, whose protein sequence is MFGSKRDTKALARQQKRELRKTERDLDRDRRGLEKQEKQLEMDIKKAAKQGNKQLATTLAKQLIGVRKQMTRSRGISSKLVAVGAQTTAMQANVGMAQAMSSASRTMASVNAQMTPQDLQQTMQQFSMESAKMDMTEEIMTETLDDALGEESDEEQSEAIMNQVLDEIGIEVAGKMAAAPRAHASGLSSDRVKAKETDQDLAAQLARLKAM, encoded by the exons ATGTTTGGCTCTAAAAGAGACACCAAAG cgcTGGCTCGTCAGCAGAAGCGAGAGCTTCGGAAAACGGAACGGGATCTCGATCGAGATCGTCGCGGTCTCGAAAAACAGGAAAAACAGCTG GAAATGGACATCAAAAAAGCTGCCAAACAAGGCAACAAACAG CTTGCGACAACTCTAGCAAAGCAGCTGATTGGCGTCCGAAAACAGATGACACGATCGCGAGGAATCAGTAGCAAATTAGTAGCCGTTGGAGCCCAAACAACG gcGATGCAGGCCAACGTTGGAATGGCTCAGGCTATGTCATCGGCATCGCGG ACAATGGCTTCTGTCAATGCTCAGATGACGCCGCAAGATCTTCAGCAGACTATGCAGCAGTTCAGCATGGAATCTGCAAAAATGGATATGACCGAAGAAATTA TGACTGAGACTCTCGATGACGCACTTggtgaagaaagcgacgaggagCAAAGCGAGGCAATAATGAATCAGGTCTTGGATGAAATTGGAATTGAAGTGGCGGGAAAG atggcAGCAGCGCCACGAGCCCACGCATCTGGCCTTTCCAGCGATCGCGTcaaagccaaagaaacaGATCAAGATCTCGCCGCTCAATTAGCCAGACTCAAAGCCATGTAG
- the LOC136192928 gene encoding intersectin-1-like — protein sequence MGTPYQPFALVPTGGGGTGAGGSTPWIVTSEDRAKNDRIFQSFGPINGKITGQQAKSYLMSSGLSATILAQIWTLSDMDGDGKMTAHEFSIAMKLIQCRRQGLQLPGQLPPTMLAPAPQPSSFAPQPMAMGGMGGMGVGLGPVPLYGGTLPARHHVASSPGLRRASSFQQPKMPSSQQQDAPWAVSAAAKMKYNQIFNANDRLRSGYLTGAQARTLLMQTGLPQDHLAQIWHLADIDNDGRLSNEEFAVAMYLVDDVKAGSTLPIVLPIELVPPSMRRKAAVAAAAAVQRQQQPPQQLQQMKHLSSSGDLITGKKDEPVFPLHTQTYEDRKRENFERGRLELEKRKQERREKERKEKEEKERKLREEMEKREKEQEQERRKAEERRFAELEEERQRDLERQKLEAEHDYQATLQRQSAQREMELAREREWQKRRKEELEISKSKLSGEVGTLKQKWRSLNVELEALTHRQTSILGTLESNRLQMDEGRRALHRISQSRDSRTEELNRLQGELKNASDRLSFLTEARERVAEDLKMKGFISDASMISQSAKDQCQQKRTAIIQLRVLLQQQNDMIAEKTRESMAHHLQLKELVENEEKLSIEVTGQRQLVDKKQRERDAEMRQKAAETKRRDDEAKLRREEAERQRREAEETARREEEERKRREDEARRRAAEQREAMLKEKEERERREEERARQAEEARKRQIASAERAKEARSRSEELVETTHVEIRRAESLSPPRDAKMSVAEKAYLRRSELDDDADRRSAMLEERLSKAGMIRQQVEMLQKKKKQIQQFKVQQKQEAAAKAAEEARRRKVSGETTAAAERKRIEDERRRKEEERKAAAAAEEARQRAAAAEEARQRAAAAEEARQKAAAAAAAKEEAMKKEEEEEEAELKKRQIEARKQALVAKKEKLLAEKKQASIVREEVRPHYRALYDFVPRGKEELEFKEGDVIISVPTSTHVDAGWFRGELNGRVGLVPLNYVTEIDQRASPASQRRAVNLARSSSPSHPVPVPRSKTPPRQTSPLAAAASDSIYSVPPSQFRRRETSPLSIGGEASLAGRRSKTFSSAPCSPKSPPPSSFGDAPDSGRRLERQESDHFRVVALYAYSGRDADHLTFNKDDIISVLDQNDMWYKGSLRGKQGWFPKSYVKLIGGRRAQSSSALPDASTKSEAIATIESVEEEAPPEEYVAIYNYSGDDHDLSFKTNDVILVTKKGGDWWTGKIGNREGTFPETYVKKKVNENEAKGKQTDVKVAPSTPKRLLIATVVAKYEATGPEQVSLTPGQLVHVRKQNPNGWWEGELQARGKKKKGGWFPSNRVKLLGDPNETSVAHKGTDLRQASADEIQPGTPPSLISVSPSSPSSSSTTPSASSQPPAPTPGGFRVMAAYSYQANNDDELSFTKGNFILVTSQEGEWWTGDLNGKIGVFPSNYVQPVSELHTPATAKWSDTIELTVLKSLDDTERKRQEAIFELIQTEQSYCDALHLVKNLFYDPVNEGNILEPEVIQGIFVNWNELITYSDYFLNMLRARQKEHETGPIDCVGDILCEQVPRLTSFIRFCSRQMNAISLLQSKASKSDAFKELEAKIAQDSQTGGLPLSSFLLRPMQRVTKYPLLISKILQYTAEGHSDHGALSDAVKLAEDLCSQVNEGVRMQENSDRLEWLQNNVNISSLEEKVVFNSQTNRVGLRRFLHSGNLKKARSGRELFVVLFNDFLMFMKPVTKLSAMFDSSDYKYEVYRKPVFLDQVQVEVAPAEQYGDDCSFHLGVGPEKIMFVKAENHTERNAWVKKITTAVQFYKQTIRAKYRQEKDAFEKEKARPSVGTLSLLVAEAANLQPSDPNGKSDPFCEVRMGTQVHRTQVIEKSLNPKWNTRMIFYLKDLSKDRLCFTVFDRDLFSPSDYLGRTELPVAELVRDSNRGSFGKWLVLKEVSTGEIHVKLVLKLHPRPRAQ from the exons ATGGGGACCCCCTATCAGCCGTTTGCACTCGTCCCAACCG GCGGAGGAGGGACGGGAGCGGGAGGATCAACACCTTGGATCGTCACATCGGAGGATAGAGCGAAGAACGATCGCATTTTCCAGAGTTTCGGTCCAATCAATGGCAAAATAACGG GACAGCAAGCCAAATCGTATCTCATGTCATCTGGCCTCTCAGCGACTATACTCGCTCAGATATG GACTTTGTCTGATATGGATGGCGACGGAAAGATGACGGCTCACGAGTTTTCCATTGCCATGAAATTGATTCAGTGTCGACGTCAGGGACTTCAACTTCCCGGTCAATTACCGCCCACCATGCTAGCACCCGCTCCTCAACCGTCGTCCTTCGCACCACAG cctATGGCAATGGGTGGAATGGGTGGAATGGGTGTGGGTTTGGGACCCGTGCCCTTGTACGGGGGAACCCTTCCCGCGAGGCATCACGTCGCGTCGAGTCCGGGACTTCGTCGTGCGTCGAGTTTTCAACAGCCAAAGATGCCTTCATCACAACAGCAGGACGCGCCGTGGGCCGTTTCTGCCGCCGCAAAAATGAAATACAATCAAATCTTCAATGCAAACGATCGACTGAGAAGCGGCTATTTGACGGGAGCCCAAGCACGCACTCTCCTAATGCAGACGGGCCTACCTCAAGATCATCTGGCGCAGATAtg GCATTTGGCTGATATTGATAACGATGGACGCTTGTCCAACGAGGAATTCGCTGTGGCAATGTATTTGGTGGACGATGTAAAGGCGGGATCGACTCTGCCCATTGTTCTTCCCATCGAATTGGTGCCTCCTTCgatgagaagaaaggcggcggtggcggcggcggcggcggtgcaACGTCAGCAACAGCCACCTCAGCAACTGCAACAAATGAAGCATCTGTCTTCGTCTGGGGATTTGATTACTGGCAAAAAGGACGAACCCGTTTTTCCGC TTCACACGCAGACGTACGAAGATCGAAAGAGGGAGAATTTCGAGCGAGGGCGATTGGAATTGGAGAAAAGGAAGCAggaaaggagagagaaagagcgcaaagaaaag gaagaaaaggaaagaaaattgCGAGAAGAGATGgaaaaaagggaaaaagAGCAAGAACAAGAACG TCGAAAAGCCGAAGAACGTCGATTCGCCGAACTGGAGGAGGAACGCCAGCGCGATCTTGAACGTCAAAAATTGGAAGCGGAGCACGATTATCAGGCGACGCTTCAACGACAGAGCGCCCAACGCGAAATGGAATTGGCTCGCGAGAGAGAATggcaaaagcgacgaaaggaaGAACTGGAAATCAGCAAGTCGAAACTCTCAGGCGAAGTCGGCACACTGAAGCAAAAGTGGAGATCGTTGAACGTCGAATTGGAAGCTCTC acgCATAGGCAGACGTCGATTCTAGGGACGCTCGAGAGCAATCGGCTTCAGATGGACGAAGGTCGTCGTGCGCTTCACCGTATCTCTCAATCGAGAGATTCGAGGACCGAAGAGTTGAATCGTCTTCAGGGAGAGTTGAAG AACGCTTCGGATCGGCTGAGCTTTCTGACGGAAGCCAGGGAACGAGTGGCGGAGGATTTAAAAATGAAGGGATTCATTTCTGACG CGTCGATGATTAGCCAATCGGCGAAAGATCAATGCCAACAGAAGCGAACGGCTATTATTCAACTGAGAGTCCTTCTTCAACAGCAAAACGACATGATCGCtgagaaaacgagagaaagcATGGCACATCATCTACAGTTGAAG gaacTTGTGGAGAATGAGGAAAAGCTCTCGATTGAAGTGACGGGTCAGAGGCAGTTGGTCGATAAGAAACAACGCGAACGGGACGCGGAGATGCGACAGAAAGCGGCCGAGACGAAACGGCGGGACGACGAGGCGAAACTGCGGCGAGAGGAGGCCGAACGGcagcgacgagaagcggaGGAGACGGCTcgtcgcgaagaagaagagcgaaaaagacgagaagacgaagcgagacgacgagccgcCGAACAGAGAGAAGCGATgctgaaagaaaaggaggaacgagagcgaagagaagaggagagagcGCGGCAAGCGGAAgaggcgagaaaacgtcaAATCGCATCGGCAGAGAGAGCAAAGGAGGCGAGAAGTCGTTCAGAAGAATTAGTAGAAACGACTCACGTTGAAATTCGGCGAGCCGAAAGCCTTTCTCCTCCG cGCGACGCGAAAATGTCGGTGGCGGAAAAGGCTTATTTGCGTCGTTCCGAACTCGACGATGACGCCGATCGTCGATCAGCGATGCTTGAGGAGCGACTGTCGAAAGCGGGAATGATTCGACAACAGGTGGAAATgctgcagaagaagaagaagcagataCAGCAGTTCAAGGTTCAGCAGAAACaagaagcggcggcgaaagcggcggaagaagcgagacgaagaaaagtaagcggagagacgacggcggcggcggaacgaaagcgaattgaagacgaaagacgacgaaaggaagaagaaagaaaagcggcggcggcagccgAAGAGGCGAGACAAAGGGCAGCGGCAGCCGAAGAGGCAAGGCAAAGGGCTGCGGCAGCCGAAGAGGCGAGGcaaaaggcggcggcggcagcggcggcaaaagaagaagcgatgaagaaagaagaagaagaagaagaagcggaattgaaaaaacgacaaatcGAGGCGAGAAAGCAAGCACTTGTAgcaaagaaggagaaattgttgGCCGAAAAGAAACAAGCGTCGA TCGTACGCGAAGAAGTTCGGCCTCACTATCGAGCTCTCTACGACTTCGTCCcgcgaggaaaagaagaactcgAATTCAAAGAAGGCGACGTCATAATT AGCGTTCCCACTTCGACccacgtcgacgccggctgGTTCAGAGGTGAGCTCAACGGTCGCGTCGGTCTCGTTCCGCTCAACTACGTGACCGAAATCGATCAACGCGCGTCCCCCGCCTCGCAGCGACGAGCCGTCAATCTCGCTCGCTCTTCGTCGCCATCTCATCCCGTCCCCGTTCCGCGTTCGAAAACGCCGCCCCGTCAAacgtcgccgctcgccgccgccgcctccgacTCGATCTATTCCGTCCCGCCGTcgcaatttcgtcgtcgagaaacgagTCCGCTCTcgatcggcggcgaagcgTCGTTAGCcgggcgacgatcgaaaacgttttcgtcggctcCGTGTTCGCcgaagtcgccgccgccgtcgtcgttcggcgacgcgccGGACAGCGGGCGTCGTTTGGAGCGACAGGAATCCGATCactttcgcgtcgtcgctctgtACGCGTATAGTGGGCGAGACGCCGATCATTTGACGTTTAACAAGGACGACATCATTTCGGTGCTCGATCAGAACGACATGTGGTATAAAGGGAGTCTTAGAGGCAAGCAGGGCTGGTTTCCGAAATCCTACGTCAAGTTAATTGGAGGCCGAAGAGCTCAGTCTTCATC agcTCTTCCTGATGCTTCTACGAAATCTGAAGCGATTGCGACGATTGAATCTGTGGAAGAAGAGGCTCCTCCGGAGG aATACGTTGCTATCTATAATTACAGTGGCGACGATCACGATTTGAGCTtcaagacgaacgacgtcattttggtGACGAAGAAAGGCGGCGATTGGTGGACAGGTAAGATCGGAAACAGAGAGGGAACATTTCCGGAGACTTacgtcaaaaagaaagtcaaCGAG AACGAAGCAAAGGGAAAACAGACCGACGTCAAAGTGGCTCCTTCGACGCCTAAAAGGCTTC TAATTGCAACCGTAGTTGCCAAGTACGAAGCGACTGGGCCGGAACAGGTTTCCCTGACGCCGGGCCAGCTCGTTCACGTACGAAAACAAAATCCAAACGGTTGGTGGGAAGGCGAACTGCAG GCGCggggaaagaagaagaaaggcggGTGGTTTCCGAGCAATCGCGTAAAATTGCTAGGCGACCCAAACGAAACGTCGGTCGCTCATAAAGGCACCGATCTTCGTCAGGCGAGTGCGGACGAAATTCAACCCggaacgccgccgtcgttgaTATcggtctcgccgtcgtcgccgtcgtcttcatcaacgacgccgtctgCGTCAAGTCAACCTCCGGCACCAACTC CGGGGGGTTTTCGCGTGATGGCTGCCTATTCGTATCAGGcgaacaacgacgacgagctgtCGTTTACGAAGGGCAACTTCATTTTGGTGACGAGTCAAGAGGGCGAATGGTGGACGGGGGATTTGAATGGGAAAATCggcgtctttccgtcgaATTACGTGCAGCCGGTCAGCGAACTTCACACGCCGGCTACTGCTAAGT GGAGCGATACGATCGAGCTGACAGTTCTCAAGTCCTTGGACGATACAGAACGAAAAAGACAA GAAGCGATATTTGAATTGATTCAAACGGAGCAGAGCTACTGCGATGCCCTTCACTTAGTCAAAAAC ttgTTCTACGATCCCGTCAACGAGGGAAACATTCTTGAGCCTGAAGTAATACAGGGTATTTTTGTCAACTGGAACGAGCTAATTACGTACAGCGATTATTTTCTAAA TATGCTACGCGCTCGACAAAAAGAGCACGAAACCGGGCCCATCGATTGCGTCGGTGATATTCTTTGCGAACAG GTGCCTCGTCTTACGTCGTTCATTCGCTTCTGCAGTCGTCAAATGAACGCCATCAGCCTTCTCCAATCAAAAGCGTCAAAAAGCGACGCGTTTAAAGAACTCGAAGCC AAAATAGCGCAAGATTCTCAAACGGGCGGCCTTCCCTTGAGCAGTTTCCTACTCAGACCCATGCAAAGGGTAACAAAGTATCCTCTATTGATTTCCAAG ATTTTGCAGTACACAGCTGAAGGCCACTCGGATCATGGTGCATTGTCGGACGCCGTCAAACTGGCCGAAGATCTTTGCTCCCAAGTCAATGAAGGAGTTAGAATGCAGGAAAATTCGGACAGACTCGAGTGGCTTCAGAATAACGTCAACATTTCCTCATTGGAAGAG AAAGTTGTTTTCAATTCTCAAACAAATCGCGTGGGGCTGAGACGATTCCTTCATTCGGGCAATTTAAAGAAG GCTCGAAGTGGTCGGGAATTATTTGTTGTTCTATTTAACGATTTTCTAATGTTCATGAAGCCCGTGACGAAACTGTCTGCTATGTTTGACTCTTCCGATTACAAGTACGAAGTCTATCGAAAG CCTGTCTTTCTTGATCAAGTGCAAGTTGAAGTGGCTCCAGCAGAACAATATG GTGACGACTGTTCGTTTCATCTTGGAGTTGGTCCGGAGAAAATAATGTTTGTGAAGGCTGAAAATCACACTGAAAG AAACGCATGGGTGAAGAAAATCACTACAGCTGTGCAATTCTACAAGCAAACAATTCGAGCCAAATATCGACAAGAAAAGGATGCATTTG aaaaggaaaaagctCGGCCTTCAGTTGGGACCCTTAGTCTCTTGGTGGCTGAAGCAGCGAATCTTCAACCTTCCGATCCAAATG GGAAAAGCGATCCGTTCTGCGAAGTTCGAATGGGAACTCAAGTCCACAGAACCCAAGTAATAGAAAAGTCTTTGAATCCGAAATGGAACACGAGA ATGATTTTCTACTTGAAAGATCTAAGCAAAGATCGACTCTGCTTCACCGTCTTTGACCGCGATCTCTTTTCGCCTAGCG attaTCTCGGTCGTACAGAACTGCCAGTAGCCGAACTAGTCCGAGACAGCAATAGGGGATCGTTTGGAAAATGGCTTGTGCTCAAAGAGGTCTCCACCGGAGAAATACACGTAAAACTCGTTCTTAAATTGCACCCCAGGCCAAGGGCACAATAA
- the LOC136192937 gene encoding uncharacterized protein, with amino-acid sequence MDTQFMTLSDAGRLEAISSRSNVWRTNVDGGGPHVAAEIESIFSADIPTYPDATSAASTATTTTPVPVTATSASGNSVDALSTPTIHELSICDSTPQISQYCSIAADQGLATLASAAATMPMDASAISGNAYPSVDSTTEADVLSSLMKSQLDATSYNPGSFQCASPCSFQTLSVSQLPSWFDTYSFPGVSMTMATATATATAVGRRESVSKKRRSSTSSNVATSGRDSQPKFRKTENQLAVLVKYFSINRLPDREAVEKLAEVTGLTISEVKNWFRNRRLRYKDTKELSKRKQPLYNGPLTPSQHALLESMTQTSETMSNPYGKYNERKTFNPRPMLLQSEQQHYHVTSDGPPTRRSERLRYKQEAKASLESALYRFVSKENGHVDVMATAAAGAGACGGGSEIPFSSSAVDAFLEESDFPSILITPSETKEDCLFGDSGDISHSFPLPPPPPPPPPGSSHLSPPLSSSSDMTPPTTPSLGFFSPSSSDAHPGAIFANHQSPFDSAFDDVSEDAFGEVKESLHGLFTAYLPDSNDRKELLKTLLRDLNVREKTAVQQLVYSRSDDRYEVTPQNQAKEAWKELEERFSVAKVTNSATTEAAGRGSGVDTPPRSNHSDDSSNEGSPSSPLDPNMVEGLKCMFQSHRDYLHAVAKNLGVGSVVMMKQEDQ; translated from the exons ATGGATACCCAATTCATGACGCTTTCCGACGCTGGCCGTCTGGAAGCGatctcgtcgcgatcgaacgTCTGGcgaacgaacgtcgacggcggcgggccgcacgtcgccgccgaaatcgaatcgattttctccgcggATATCCCCACGTACCCGGATGCGACGTCCGCCgcctcgacggcgacgacgacgacgccggtgCCGGTCACCGCGACGTCCGCATCCGGGAACTCCGTCGACGCTctctcgacgccgacaatACACGAATTGTCCATCTGCGATTCGACGCCGCAAATTTCTCAGTATTGTTCGATCGCCGCCGATCAGGGTCTCGCGACGCTCgcatcggcggcggcgacgatgccCATGGACGCGTCTGCTATATCCGGGAACGCGTATCCCtccgtcgattcgacgacggaagcggACGTTTTGTCCTCCCTCATGAAATCCCAGCTGGATGCAACCAGTTACAATCCGGGCTCTTTTCAATGCGCCTCTCCGTGCAGCTTTCAAACGCTCTCCGTCAGTCAACTGCCTTCGTGGTTCGACACGTATTCTTTTCCCGGCGTTTCGATGacgatggcgacggcgacggcgacggcgacggcggttGGGAGAAGGGAATCCGTTTCCAAAAAGAGGCGGAGTTCCACTTCTTCGAATGTGGCCACGTCCGGGAGAGATAGCCAGCCTAAATTTAGAAAGACGGAGAATCAATTGGCTGTCTTAGTCAAGTATTTCAGCATCAACAGGCTTCCAGACAG AGAGGCCGTCGAAAAGTTGGCCGAAGTGACCGGACTCACGATCAGCGAAGTAAAAAACTGGTTCAGAAACCGAAGACTTCGATACAAAGACACAAAAGAGttatcgaaaagaaaacagcc TCTCTATAACGGCCCGCTGACTCCGTCTCAGCACGCCTTGCTCGAATCCATGACCCAAACGAGCGAAACGATGAGCAATCCCTACGGAAAATacaacgaaagaaaaacgttcaaTCCGAGGCCCATGCTATTGCAATCCGAACAGCAACactatcacgtgacgagcGACGGTCCGCCGACGAGGCGGAGCGAACGGCTTCGCTACAAACAAGAGGCGAAGGCGTCGTTGGAATCGGCTCTCTATAGATTTGTCAGCAAGGAGAATggtcacgttgacgtcatggCAACCGCTGCTGCTGGCGCTGGCGCCTGTGGCGGCGGATCTGAAAtaccgttctcgtcgtccgccgtcgacgcttttcttGAGGAGTCCGATTTTCCGTCGATTCTCATTACTCCTTCCGAGACGAAGGAGGATTGCTTGTTCGGTGACAGCGGCGACATTTCCCACTCTTttccgttgccgccgccgccgccgccgccgccgcctgggTCCTCGCATCTGTCTCcgcctctttcgtcgtcttctgatatgacgccgccgacgacgccgtcctTGGGATTTTTCTCAccgtcgtcttccgacgCGCATCCTGGTGCTATCTTTGCGAATCATCAGAGTCCTTTTGATTCTGCTTTTGATGAC GTGTCCGAAGACGCGTTTGGCGAAGTCAAAGAGTCGTTGCATGGGCTCTTTACGGCCTATTTGCCTGACTCTAATGACCGAAAGGAG CTTCTCAAGACTCTCCTTCGAGATCTGAATGTCAGGGAAAAGACGGCTGTTCAGCAATTGGTCTATTCACGATCAGATGACCG ATATGAAGTGACTCCACAGAATCAAGCCAAAGAAGCGTGGAAGGAACTGGAAGAACGTTTCAGTGTCGCCAAGGTAACAAACAGCGCAACCACAGAA GCTGCTGGGAGGGGTTCCGGGGTGGACACACCTCCCCGAAGCAACCATTCTGACGATTCCTCGAACGAAGGATCCCCTTCCTCTCCTCTCGACCCGAACATGGTCGAGGGACTGAAGTGTATGTTTCAGTCTCACCGAGACTATTTGCATGCGGTGGCAAAGAATCTTGGTGTCG GATCTGTGGTTATGATGAAACAGGAAGATCAGTGA
- the LOC136192961 gene encoding serine/arginine-rich splicing factor 2-like has protein sequence MSYGPPPDVHEMVSLKVDNLSYRTASDELRPLFEKYGQVGDIYIPMDRERRESRGFAFVRYYSEREAQKAMDRLDGSVIDGREIRIQFARYGRPDSSRSRHSGGGYRGGGRARSPHGHRHRSRSRSRERRRRSRSRSRGRRSRSRDRHHRQSPPVHSRSNSPRSASPAQDSDHSGSRSGSRWKDDDRDSNSGSDRER, from the exons ATGAGTTACGGCCCTCCGCCAGACGTTCACGAAATGGTTAGCCTAAAGGTGGACAATCTGTCCTATCGGACGGCATCGGACGAATTGCGCCCGCTCTTCGAGAAATACGGCCAAGTGGGCGACATTTACATTCCCATGGATCGGGAGCGGCGCGAATCGCGCGGCTTTGCTTTCGTGCGCTACTACAGCGAAAGAGAAGCGCAGAAAGCGATGGATCGACTCGACGGATCGGTCATAGACGGGAGAGAGATTCGCATTCAATTTGCGCGCTACGGACGCCCCGATTCGTCTCGATCGCGACATTCGGGCGGCGGCTATCGCGGCGGCGGTAGAGCTAG GTCTCCCCACGGCCATCGCCATCGATCGCGTTCTCGTTCgcgcgaaagaagaagaagatcgcgatcaag gaGTAGAGGACGTCGTTctcggtcacgtgatcgccATCACCGCCAATCGCCTCCCGTCCACTCTCGTTCGAATTCTCCTCGTTCGGCGAGCCCAGCTCAAGATTCGGATCATTCCGGAAGTCGAAGCGGAAGTAGatggaaagacgacgatcgcgactcCAATTCAGGATCAGATAGGGAACGCTGA
- the LOC136192966 gene encoding small ribosomal subunit protein bS6m-like yields the protein MVLYEMGLILRASSKEATAAILRRISLSVMDLGGLLTEIENLGQRELPYRMRSHTEYHTKGRYFFFYFHGSPSIVKRLDADCLKMDEDIVRATILKKD from the exons ATGGTCTTGTACGAAATGGGGCTCATTTTGCGAGCTTCCTCCAAG GAGGCCACGGCTGCGATACTCCGACGAATATCGTTGTCCGTGATGGATTTGGGCGGTTTGCTGACGGAGATCGAAAATCTCGGACAACGCGAGCTTCCCTATCGAATGCGCTCGCACACGGAGTACCACACGAAAGGACG atactttttcttctattttcaCGGATCGCCTTCGATAGTGAAACGACTCGATGCCGACTGTCTGAAAATGGACGAGGACATTGTACGAGCAACGATTCTCAAGAAAGACTAA
- the LOC136192947 gene encoding glycoprotein-N-acetylgalactosamine 3-beta-galactosyltransferase 1-like, translated as MRGYIVPFVLGFVVGILTSYSAISILYKDSLNKALRRLCPSPHAESLDQYHKHDHDDDDEENDEKAAPRASILFNDFDETHHKGADFVARRLFNKTRILCWILTSPQTLHTRAKPVKETWGKRCNTILFMSSKRDDDFPAIGLDVQEGRENLWPKTKAAWKYLYEHHINDADYFIKADDDTFVVVENLRYLGSQHDPNGLHYWGRRFKPLGDYNSGGAGYVLSRGALTKVGPILDDPKLCPYKSSAEDVQIAVCLRSVGVTPGDSRDGIRERFHPFVPEHHLIPGRVPKNNWYWQYIYYPGHEGPDCCSDFSISFHYVNPTKMYELEYLIYHLRPYGVSTTTHADSHKAKAQ; from the coding sequence ATGCGAGGCTACATCGTGCCCTTCGTGctcggattcgtcgtcggaatccTCACCTCCTACTCGGCAATCAGCATCCTATACAAAGACTCGCTGAACAAAGCTCTTAGACGACTCTGTCCAAGTCCCCACGCGGAGTCGCTCGATCAATATCACAAACACgatcacgacgacgatgacgaagaaaacgacgaaaaagcggCTCCGCGAGCGTCGATCCTCTTCaacgacttcgacgaaacTCATCACAAGGGCGCcgacttcgtcgcgcgacgtctCTTCAACAAAACGCGCATTTTGTGCTGGATTCTCACGAGCCCCCAAACGCTGCACACGCGCGCGAAACCGGTCAAGGAAACGTGGGGCAAACGATGCAACACAATTCTCTTCATGAgttcgaaacgcgacgacgattttcccgCCATCGGACTCGACGTTCAAGAAGGCCGCGAGAATCTCTGgccgaagacgaaggcgGCGTGGAAATATCTTTACGAGCATCACATCAACGATGCCGATTATTTTATCAAGGCCGATGACGACACATTCGTCGTTGTAGAGAATCTTCGCTATTTGGGATCCCAGCACGATCCCAATGGTCTCCACTATTGGGGTCGGAGATTTAAGCCGCTTGGGGATTATAATAGCGGTGGGGCTGGCTACGTTTTGAGTCGAGGCGCTCTGACCAAAGTGGGTCCCATTCTCGATGATCCCAAACTGTGCCCCTATAAGAGTTCAGCTGAAGACGTTCAGATTGCCGTTTGTCTTCGCTCAGTTGGCGTTACGCCGGGTGATTCTCGGGACGGGATTCGAGAACGATTTCATCCCTTTGTGCCCGAGCATCATCTCATACCGGGTCGCGTTCCCAAGAACAATTGGTATTGGCAATACATCTATTATCCAGGTCACGAAGGACCGGATTGCTGTTCGGATTTTTCGATATCATTTCACTATGTTAATCCCACAAAGATGTACGAGCTGGAGTATCTGATCTATCATCTAAGACCGTACGGAGTTTCGACTACGACTCACGCGGATTCTCACAAAGCAAAAGCGCAATAA